The following are encoded together in the Culex pipiens pallens isolate TS chromosome 1, TS_CPP_V2, whole genome shotgun sequence genome:
- the LOC120430023 gene encoding serine protease persephone-like translates to MSKVVVALAFLLIYTGLGACKNVPNIEANLGAVAGAKCQDFPLVAGGSDQVFKGKAASIVNFPYMAALGSKALDNEEIKFHCGASLISFEFLLTAAHCVTKNVKTTIARFGVEKLYNFANDKPVDIVIQNSIVHPASTINDIALVQLERSIYEDYIHPICLYTNPEDPTPDIDLTIAGWGQIDPNHDPVTPAVLRMGQMNVWPLENCTEKIKELRPRHHRDIQRLEGKMCALKTNSTGHTLVDSCFGDSGGPLALEKNGRRYLVGVISTGFECGTSGQPGFYTRVSSYINWIEENVWPEDKRGFETDSPEN, encoded by the exons ATGTCCAAAGTGGTTGTGGCTCTGGcatttttgctgatttacacCGGTTTAGGAGCTTGCAAAAATGTTCCTAATATAG AAGCAAATCTTGGGGCTGTAGCTGGAGCAAAATGCCAAGACTTTCCCCTAGTTGCCGGCGGGTCTGATCAAGTGTTTAAAGGTAAAGCAGCGTCAATCGTTAACTTCCCGTACATGGCCGCACTGGGGTCGAAAGCTTTAGACAACGAAGAGATTAAATTCCACTGCGGAGCTAGTCTCATTTCGTTCGAATTTCTATTGACAGCTGCCCACTGCgtcacaaaaaatgtaaaaacaacGATTGCTCGTTTTGGGGTTGAGAAACTATACAACTTTGCCAACGATAAACCGGTTGATATTGTGATCCAGAACAGTATTGTACATCCAGCTTCGACCATAAATGATATCGCACTTGTGCAATTGGAAAGGTCGATCTACGAAGATTACATTCATCCCATTTGTCTATACACCAACCCAGAAGATCCGACACCGGATATTGATCTAACGATTGCTGGTTGGGGTCAAATCGATCCAAACCATGATCCCGTGACTCCGGCCGTACTACGAATGGGACAGATGAACGTGTGGCCACTGGAAAATTGCACTGAAAAGATTAAGGAACTACGACCGAGACACCATAGAGATATTCAACGCCTTGAAGGAAAAATGTGTGCTCTAAAAACAAATTCTACCGGTCACACACTAGTCGATTCCTGCTTTGGGGATTCCGGAGGACCGTTGGCACTTGAGAAAAACGGCAGGCGTTATCTTGTCGGAGTGATTTCGACGGGGTTTGAATGTGGTACCAGTGGACAACCTGGATTCTACACGCGAGTGTCTAGCTATATCAATTGGATCGAGGAGAATGTTTGGCCGGAAGACAAGCGGGGTTTTGAAACAGATTCTCCTGAAAATTAA
- the LOC120430116 gene encoding anionic trypsin-2-like: protein MSLRSTTLILAASLVLVTAVPFERIHKYEGQDCPLKAGGTGVCRKTIECVNGHTILKQERHCEFEGKTPVVCCPKAEYTVQASRVAADKCGKVPPHNGPKLTDHVVGKTFKAGVGDFPFIGILVYDEENLRCAGSLISSKFLLTAAHCFKSKPTAVRMGTISATDALADSYPVANTFRHPDHNRKTKQNDIGLVELRTEVQMSANVEPICLHAELADLPASANLTILGWGITNLNRQETSDDLLTGLVHPVPRSSCQSMYNDWNLKITERQLCAIGEQDSKGEYTDACSGDSGGPLVMRKDKKYFLVGVVSTGSGCGSGVPGLYTRVANYLQWTSERVWSA from the exons ATGAGTCTACGATCGACGACGTTGATCCTGGCAGCAAGTCTTGTTCTCGTGACGGCTGTTCCGTTCGAGCGGATCCACAAGTATG AAGGTCAAGATTGTCCATTAAAAGCTGGCGGCACTGGTGTCTGTCGCAAAACCATCGAATGCGTCAACGGACACACCATTCTGAAACAGGAACGACACTGTGAATTTGAGGGGAAAACTCCTGTCGTTTGCTGTCCCAAAGCAGAGTATACCGTTCAAGCTAGTAGAGTAGCGGCGGACAAATGCGGCAAGGTGCCCCCACATAATGGCCCAAAGCTAACCGACCACGTGGTCGGCAAGACATTCAAGGCCGGCGTAGGAGATTTTCCCTTTATTGGAATACTCGTGTACGACGAGGAGAATTTGCGCTGTGCTGGATCGCTAATCTCGAGCAAATTTCTGCTCACGGCAGCGCATTGTTTCAAATCGAAACCGACCGCAGTTCGGATGGGTACCATTTCCGCGACGGATGCCTTGGCAGATTCGTACCCGGTGGCGAACACTTTTCGCCATCCAGATCACAACAGGAAGACGAAGCAAAACGACATCGGGCTGGTTGAGCTCCGCACTGAAGTTCAGATGAGCGCAAATGTGGAACCAATTTGTTTGCACGCGGAACTGGCGGATTTACCTGCATCCGCAAACCTCACCATCCTTGGATGGGGGATCACCAATCTAA ACCGCCAGGAGACCTCCGACGACCTACTCACGGGGTTGGTTCACCCAGTGCCGCGAAGCTCGTGCCAATCCATGTACAATGATTGGAACCTAAAGATTACCGAAAGGCAGCTGTGTGCCATCGGAGAGCAGGACTCCAAGGGGGAATATACCGATGCCTGCAGTGGAGACTCGGGAGGTCCGCTGGTGATGCGAAAGGACAAAAAGTATTTCCTTGTTGGGGTGGTGTCCACTGGTTCGGGTTGTGGGTCCGGTGTGCCCGGACTGTACACCCGCGTGGCCAATTACCTGCAGTGGACTAGCGAGAGAGTTTGGAGTGCGTAA
- the LOC120429943 gene encoding serine protease persephone-like, with protein sequence MVIINCIVWLAVAMWMVLAAPAINTDRYEGDSCPLADGAGMGVCRHHASCLSLKTTPQKDWVTCSFDRDQPIVCCQNTTNTVGGSAISKLGTVLVQRSSSIAERMCDSFPPTSALTNHIFNGIEAALNEFPHMAALGYPAKGEETPFRCGASLISSRFLLTAAHCLSPQKPTYARLGVVKLIDYDTNDPPVDVVIEQTFIHPNYTGRPLKNDIALLLLNRTITENFLHPACLFTNYTDPDSDTFLTIAGWGSTDPNDVSTSPILLKANVTTLLRDTCNSTLAQNKSGRRSPNELQESQLCALGRNAQNETTGDTCVGDSGGPLELVDGRRRYIVGVTSSGKLCGSRWPGIYTRVSRYLDWIESIVWPAGGVIPH encoded by the exons ATGGTGATCATCAATTGTATCGTTTGGCTTGCGGTGGCGATGTGGATGGTGCTGGCAGCTCCGGCGATCAACACCGATCGATACG AGGGTGACAGCTGTCCTCTGGCGGATGGTGCCGGGATGGGTGTCTGCCGACACCACGCTTCCTGTCTATCGCTGAAGACTACCCCACAAAAGGACTGGGTGACGTGTTCGTTCGATCGCGATCAGCCGATCGTGTGCTGTCAGAACACCACCAACACAGTAGGAGGATCGGCAATTTCCAAGCTAGGTACGGTTCTCGTGCAGCGATCATCCTCGATTGCCGAACGGATGTGCGACAGTTTCCCGCCGACTTCGGCTCTAACTAACCACATCTTCAACGGGATCGAGGCAGCCCTGAACGAATTCCCTCATATGGCGGCACTGGGATATCCCGCTAAAGGAGAAGAAACCCCGTTTCGCTGCGGAGCTAGTCTCATCTCGAGCCGCTTCCTTCTGACCGCTGCACATTGTCTGAGTCCTCAGAAGCCTACCTACGCGCGTCTTGGTGTGGTCAAACTGATCGATTACGACACCAATGATCCTCCCGTTGACGTCGTCATCGAGCAAACCTTCATCCACCCCAACTACACCGGTCGTCCGCTGAAGAATGACATCGCCCTACTTCTGCTGAACCGCACCATAACCGAGAATTTCCTCCACCCGGCCTGTCTTTTCACCAACTACACCGACCCGGACTCAGACACCTTCCTCACTATCGCCGGCTGGGGCAGCACCGATCCCAACGATGTCAGCACCTCCCCGATCCTTCTGAAAGCCAACGTAACCACCCTACTCCGAGATACCTGCAACAGCACCCTAGCCCAGAACAAGTCCGGCCGGCGAAGTCCCAACGAGCTGCAGGAAAGTCAACTGTGCGCCCTGGGACGTAACGCCCAAAACGAAACCACCGGCGATACCTGCGTGGGTGATTCCGGTGGGCCGCTGGAGCTGGTCGACGGACGACGACGGTACATCGTTGGTGTGACCTCCAGCGGGAAGCTGTGTGGGTCGCGGTGGCCGGGAATCTACACGCGCGTTTCGCGTTACCTGGACTGGATCGAGTCGATCGTGTGGCCAGCTGGGGGAGTGATACCACATTGA
- the LOC120413317 gene encoding serine protease Hayan-like yields the protein MNGEKNVIECAYVRSDIFKATYFSTPLLLGNTLPAGLIKCLKVKQRQSLTSRTWHPACLFTNYTDPDSDTFLTIAGWGSTDPNDVSTSPILLKANVTTLLRDTCNSTLAQNKSGRRSPNELQESQLCALGRNAQNETTGDTCVGDSGGPLELVDGRRRYIVGVTSSGKLCGSRWPGIYTRVSRYLDWIESIVWPAGGVIPH from the exons ATGAACGGTGAAAAGAACGTGATCGAGTGTGCGTACGTCCGATCGGATATTTTCAAAGCCACTTACTTCTCCACGCCGCTGCTGCTGGGTAACACG TTGCCGGCGGGTCTGATCAAGTGTTTAAAGGTAAAGCAGCGTCAATCGTTAACTTCCCGTACATGGCACCCGGCCTGTCTTTTCACCAACTACACCGACCCGGACTCAGACACCTTCCTCACTATCGCCGGCTGGGGCAGCACCGATCCCAACGATGTCAGCACCTCCCCGATCCTTCTGAAAGCCAACGTAACCACCCTACTCCGAGATACCTGCAACAGCACCCTAGCCCAGAACAAGTCCGGCCGGCGAAGTCCCAACGAGCTGCAGGAAAGTCAACTGTGCGCCCTGGGACGTAACGCCCAAAACGAAACCACCGGCGATACCTGCGTGGGTGATTCCGGTGGGCCGCTGGAGCTGGTCGACGGACGACGACGGTACATCGTTGGTGTGACCTCCAGCGGGAAGCTGTGTGGGTCGCGGTGGCCGGGAATCTACACGCGCGTTTCGCGTTACCTGGACTGGATCGAGTCGATCGTGTGGCCAGCTGGGGGAGTGATACCACATTGA